A single genomic interval of Blastopirellula marina harbors:
- a CDS encoding DUF1501 domain-containing protein: MPSNRTCDGVRRRDFLKVGVMGGIGMNLATYMSMAEAGQVESGGKAKAGIFVNLNGGPTHIDTFDPKPNAPSEYRGEFSPIKTNVPGIELSEHLPKLAQQADKYVVLRGVSHTLAAHNLGTEYVNTGTRPLASLQYPAYGSVVTKELGGPEDLPSFVAIPRSSHSAGYLGVKYAPLATNSTPKPGQAYSVRGISLSGGLTIETVERRHKLLAELDQTFAGFESDDQLLDGLDRFSHQAHSIITSKRARAAFDVEQENPKFAKPFEADDFSMSCLLAIRLIESGVRFVTITNGGWDTHTDNFARLKDNLLPKLDNGLAALFNGLHTRGLLDSTGVFVTGEFGRTPKINGRGGRDHYPRCMTMLMAGGGIQGGQVIGESDEKATLPKDGEGFKPDDAAASFFYNLGIDHTKEYHTNTGRPITIVRDGKVIRQLFS, encoded by the coding sequence ATGCCCAGTAATCGAACATGTGACGGAGTACGCCGACGTGACTTCCTGAAGGTCGGCGTCATGGGTGGAATTGGTATGAATTTGGCCACCTACATGTCGATGGCCGAAGCAGGTCAAGTCGAATCTGGCGGCAAGGCCAAAGCTGGGATCTTCGTCAACTTGAATGGTGGGCCAACCCATATCGATACCTTCGATCCCAAGCCAAACGCCCCAAGCGAATATCGCGGCGAATTCTCTCCGATCAAGACGAATGTCCCAGGTATCGAGCTCAGCGAGCACTTGCCGAAACTGGCACAACAGGCCGACAAGTATGTGGTCCTGCGTGGCGTATCGCATACGTTGGCGGCCCACAATCTGGGTACCGAATACGTCAATACGGGGACGCGTCCATTGGCGTCGCTGCAGTATCCTGCTTACGGTTCGGTCGTCACCAAAGAGCTTGGTGGCCCAGAAGATCTTCCCTCGTTCGTGGCCATCCCCCGTAGCTCACACTCGGCTGGTTATCTCGGTGTGAAATACGCTCCCCTGGCAACCAATAGTACGCCCAAGCCGGGACAGGCTTATTCGGTGCGCGGAATCAGCTTGTCCGGCGGGCTTACTATCGAAACGGTCGAACGTCGCCACAAGTTATTAGCGGAACTCGATCAAACGTTTGCCGGGTTTGAGTCTGATGATCAACTACTCGATGGCCTCGATCGTTTCAGCCACCAGGCCCACTCGATCATCACCTCGAAGAGGGCTCGGGCTGCGTTCGACGTCGAACAGGAGAACCCCAAGTTTGCGAAACCGTTTGAAGCCGACGACTTCAGCATGAGCTGCTTGCTGGCAATTCGATTGATCGAAAGTGGCGTCCGCTTTGTCACCATCACCAATGGTGGTTGGGACACGCACACCGACAACTTCGCTCGCCTGAAAGACAACCTGCTGCCAAAGCTGGATAACGGCCTGGCTGCCTTGTTCAACGGTTTGCACACGCGTGGTCTTCTCGATTCGACGGGCGTATTCGTGACCGGCGAATTTGGTCGTACGCCGAAAATCAACGGTCGTGGTGGTCGCGATCACTATCCTCGCTGCATGACCATGCTCATGGCAGGCGGTGGCATCCAAGGTGGTCAGGTCATCGGCGAAAGCGATGAAAAGGCAACCTTGCCGAAGGATGGCGAAGGCTTCAAGCCTGACGATGCGGCTGCTTCGTTCTTCTATAACCTGGGCATCGATCACACCAAAGAATATCACACCAACACCGGCCGACCGATCACCATCGTGCGCGACGGCAAGGTAATTCGCCAGCTCTTCTCATAA
- a CDS encoding Spy/CpxP family protein refolding chaperone produces MSRCSTLLMFALVALVSVGSAFGADEDAKPKKNQRKNANPGIFGQVMKLDLSEEQKAKVVAIRKEFGPKLAELTKAVGMTKEDRQARMAAQKEAKEKGLKGKEMRDYVNAKSPLTDEQQEAQKAVMELNGKIREKLASVLTDEQKEKLGFNKKKPGANKKKKAE; encoded by the coding sequence ATGTCTCGTTGTAGCACCCTGTTGATGTTCGCGCTGGTAGCCCTTGTCTCCGTCGGATCCGCCTTTGGCGCCGATGAAGATGCCAAACCGAAAAAGAATCAGCGCAAGAATGCCAATCCTGGAATCTTTGGCCAGGTCATGAAGCTTGACCTTTCCGAAGAACAGAAAGCCAAGGTCGTGGCCATTCGCAAAGAATTTGGCCCCAAGTTGGCCGAACTGACCAAAGCCGTCGGCATGACGAAGGAAGACCGTCAAGCTCGCATGGCCGCCCAGAAAGAAGCCAAAGAAAAAGGCTTAAAGGGCAAAGAAATGCGTGATTACGTCAACGCCAAGTCTCCACTAACCGACGAGCAACAAGAAGCTCAGAAAGCGGTCATGGAACTTAACGGCAAGATTCGCGAAAAGCTGGCGAGCGTTCTGACCGACGAACAAAAAGAAAAGCTCGGTTTCAATAAGAAGAAGCCCGGTGCGAATAAAAAGAAAAAGGCCGAGTAG